Part of the Halogeometricum rufum genome, GCCGATAAGTCTGACCGTCCGGTCCGTTCCCGGATGCGGACGCGCCGGTAAGTCGACGGGCGTCGGCGACGTGGACCGCTTTCCCGGAGGAATCCGGTACTACCGAACACGCGCCCTCGGGTCTCGTTGACGTATCGGAATCACGTGACACATCCGTGGACGCGAACACGTCACAGATACGACTAGGCGGCCGCATCGGACAATCGTTCCAAGAGAGCGTACGGCGTCCGACTCTCCCGAACTCTCTACGTAATCACAATCTGAACGTCGCGTTACACATCTGCTCTCTTCGCTCACGAATCGCTCACTACGTGGTGGATGGTGCCCCGACATTCGCCTTCAGGCACTCGGTTCTCGGTCGTTCCGCTACCCGGTAGGTCGTTCCGACCGTCTCCCTCCAGACTCCCTCTCTCCTCCGCCGTTGGGTACTATGCTTATCATGTTACGTCTCGTACAACAAATAATTATGTTAGCCGAGTTGCGGCGGGCGAACCGGGACACACGCGTCCAGTACGGTCTCATGCTCCTCTTCGGGACGCTGTGTATCGCCGCCGCGTTCGCACCGCTCGAAGCGTCGCTCCGAGCGACCGCCGTGGGAACGCTGTTCGGCTTCACCGCCGGTCTCTGGGTCTCACATCTCGTTCAGGTCCTCCGACGGGCCGCCGACGCGCGGCGAGACGACATCACCGGAGCGCCCTCCCGATGAGCGATCGCACGCCTCTGGTCGAACGACCGGACGCCTCCACCGACGTGGAAGCGGAGCCGACGTTCCTGAAGGCCATCGAGTTCGTCACCGGTGAGGACGCCAACCTGGGGTCGTTCCTCCTCGTCGTGGCCATCGTGACCGCCGTGTTCATCGCGCTGTTCCAGTTCACGCTGCCGGCCCCGGCCTCCAACCTCCTCACGGTCGGAGTGCTGTTCGTCACCGCTCTCAGCGCCGTCTTCGCGGCGCTCTTGGACCGCCTCGGCTACTTCGGGCGATCCGTCGCTCCGACGACCGACGAACCGGACGCCGAACCGGCGGCGACGCCGTGGGTTCCCGTCGGGAAGGCGTCCGCGCCGCTCCCCCCGTTGATAAACTTCGACGCCGAACTCAGGGCGTACGCCGAACTGTACGACGGCGAACTTCCGGCGGCGTTCGACGCGTTCGTCAGCGACTACGTGCGTCTGAAGACCAACACGCGGAACCGCCGCACCATCGCCAGCGACCTGCGCGCCGACCTCAACGCCGTCGGCGCGCTCTTCGAACGAGGGTCCGAGGGGGACAGACTCTACGAGGACATCTCCCGGCGACTGTTCCGGTACATCGGTAACAGGGACGGCCACGTCACCGTGGACCGCGTCGCGTTCTACGACGTGACCGGCACCCAGACGGACGTGGGTGCCGCCACGAACGAACTCGTTCGGGTCGAACTGACAGTCTCCAACGAGGGAGAGGCGGCCGACGTCTCGGTGGTCGTCGACCTGTACGACGCCGACGGCGTCCCGGTCGCACGCCGCGTCTGTCCCGCGGGCGTCGTCAGCCCCGGCGCCACGAAGACGCTCGAAACCGACGTCTACGTGCCGCCCGAGGTCGAACGAGCCGAAACGACCGTCCTGCTCTCGGACGCGCCCGCGCCCGTCGAACGAACCTGACGGCTCCGACGGTTCGGGAGTCAGTCACCTTGTCTCGTCTCCCCGGATGACGGCCGGACGGACTGTGCGTGATATTTTCACGCTTTGAGAACTGACGACGGAGGTTAACAGCTCTCCTCGTGTACGCGTACTCGCCATGACATTGGAAGACGTGGCGACCCCGGGAGTCGAGACTGCGGGACCGGACACGAGCGTCGAGGTACTCGCCGACACGATGGCAGAGCGCACCGTCGGGAGCGTGGTCATCACCGAGGACGGCGCGCCGGTCGGCATCGTCACCGACCGCGACCTCGCCCTCGCGACCTTCCGGGGCGACGCCGACCCCGCGACGATGACCGCGAACGACGTCATGACGCCCGACCCGCGGACGATGAACGTCAACGAGGGAATCCTCGAACTCACGAACGCGATGTGTCGAGACGAGGTGCGACGGATGCCCGTCGTCGACGCCGACGGGCACGTCGTCGGCATCGTGACGCTCGACGACCTCGTGAGACTCCTCGTCGCCGAACTCGGCAACCTCGCCGGCGTCATCGAGGCGGAGTCTCCCCCCTACTAGTCGGCGGCGGCCCACGTCGGTCGCCGTGTGCTAACTGCAACCTTTTGTTGGCGAACCGACTAGCGGGTGTATGAAGACACGTCACGCCGTTCTGTTGCTCGTCTCGGCCGTCACGGTCGTGATGGCCGTCCGAGCGGTCGTCGCCCTGCAGAACGGCGAGTTCGGAACCGTCGGTCGTCAGGTGGGCGTCGGCGCCGTCGTCCTCGTGTTCGGTGTCGCTCTGTACCGACGGTGGGAGACGCTCGGCTGACCGACCGCAGGGTCCGTGGCCGCGTCCCGCCGGTCGGTCGACCGTCTCGCCGGTGAACGCGCTGGTATCGGCCGCCTCGTTACTCCGGCGCGTGCCCGGCCGCCCGCATGTACGCGTCGAGTCGCTCTACCATCGCCTCCGCGAACGCGTCGTCGTTGATGGGAACGTCGAGTTCGAGCAGTTCCACGTCGTCGTCGAGATGTTCCCGTAGCGCGTCGAACAGGGCGGCGTCGGCGTCCGGGTCGTGGAAGTCCTCGCCCTCGACGTCGAGCATCGAAACGCCGCCGAGGGGCAGGGCGAGTGCGGTCGGACCGGTCGCGGCGTTGAGTTTCTCGGCGACGATGCGGCCGAGTTCCGCGTTCTCCTCCGGCGTCGTCCGCATCAGCGTCACCTGGGGGTTGTGGACGTGGAACCGTCGCCCCTCGAACTCGTCGGGGACGCTGTCGCGCGGCCCGAAGTTCACCATGTCGAGCGCGCCCGTCGAGACCACCTGCGGGATGCCCGCCTCGCCGGCGGCGTCGAGTCGCTCCGGGCCGGCGTTGAGGACGCCCCCCACGAGTTCGTCGGCCCACTCGGTCGTCGTCACGTCGAGGACGCCGTCGACGACGCCCTCGCGAATCAAGTCCTCCATCGCGCGTCCGCCGGTCCCCGTCGCGTGGAAGACGATGGTCTCGTACCCGCGGTCCTCGAGCATCTTCCGCGCCGTCTTCACGCACGGCGTCGTGACGCCGAACATCGTGATGCCGATGGTGGGCTTCTCTTCGACGTCGATGCCCGGGTCGTTGGCGACCATGCCCGCCACGGCGAGGGCGGCGTTCGCGATGACCGTCCGCGAGAGCTGATTCAGCCCCTCGATGTCGGCGACGGAGTACATCATCGTCACGTCCCGCGACCCGACGTACGGCTCCGTGTCGCCGGACGCCATCGTCGAGACCATGAGTTTGGGGACGCCGACGGGCAACGCCCGCATCGCCGTGGTCGCGATGGACGTGTTGCCAGACCCGCCCAGACCGAGGACGCCCTTCAGCGTCCCGTCCTCGTGGAGTCGCTCCGCGACGGCGGCCGCGCCCTCGCCCATCGCCTCC contains:
- a CDS encoding CBS domain-containing protein, with protein sequence MTLEDVATPGVETAGPDTSVEVLADTMAERTVGSVVITEDGAPVGIVTDRDLALATFRGDADPATMTANDVMTPDPRTMNVNEGILELTNAMCRDEVRRMPVVDADGHVVGIVTLDDLVRLLVAELGNLAGVIEAESPPY
- a CDS encoding Tm-1-like ATP-binding domain-containing protein, which produces MAVVVIGTLDTKGEEIRFARDVVESQGLDVHVVDVGVMGEPTIEPDTSAEAVAEAAGTTLERLRADADRGAAMEAMGEGAAAVAERLHEDGTLKGVLGLGGSGNTSIATTAMRALPVGVPKLMVSTMASGDTEPYVGSRDVTMMYSVADIEGLNQLSRTVIANAALAVAGMVANDPGIDVEEKPTIGITMFGVTTPCVKTARKMLEDRGYETIVFHATGTGGRAMEDLIREGVVDGVLDVTTTEWADELVGGVLNAGPERLDAAGEAGIPQVVSTGALDMVNFGPRDSVPDEFEGRRFHVHNPQVTLMRTTPEENAELGRIVAEKLNAATGPTALALPLGGVSMLDVEGEDFHDPDADAALFDALREHLDDDVELLELDVPINDDAFAEAMVERLDAYMRAAGHAPE